A stretch of DNA from Serinus canaria isolate serCan28SL12 chromosome 14, serCan2020, whole genome shotgun sequence:
CAGCAGGAGATCCCAGAGCCTGGACAGTTATTTTTATTAGCTGACAGGTATTTAAGAGTTGGGctcacagaaaaatagaaatacagatTGCAGAATATCACCTGGCACCTGGCATCCTGAGCAGTGAATGAGTGCTGACCTGTAACTTCCATTGCATCTCACCTGTGCAACATTCTCTTGACTTCAGGCCCAAAAATAACTGGTGCCAGAGCCGTATACCAGCAACAGTCCCTTGTACATCACACAAGTATTTTAACCTGTCTTTTGTAACTAAATTTTTGCACCAGTTGAAATGTTACCTAGCATGGGTGCCAGGTTGAGCTACCCAGCATTTTCCCACAAGCAATGCCAATGTCAACGCTTCACCCTGAAGCAGAAACACGATTCAGACTCTGTTAGCTCAAGATCCAGGCTCTGGCACAAGTATCTCCTATGCCAGCTGTGCCACGTCAGGTCTGAACTGGGGCAGGGCCTGCTGCTACATGAACAGAATACAGCTCTTCGCTGCATTTACCCACTCCAGCACAAGCTGCTCTCAGTGAAAAGAGTTAGATATACACACCCGGGACCTTTTCCTCAACTGGCTTTGTCAGATGATCCACTGGAAACCCAACCACCCACAAGAGAAGGCAGGAACTGATTtacccagctgctgccctgttGCAAGACTCCTTAGAAGGAAGCAGGAGCCCCTCATAGAGGTGTGGAGAGGagtgggagcagctgagctgagtCCAGAGTCAGCACGTTTGAGCCCTGAGCATCAGTAGAGGAGTGGTTTTATCTCTGTCAGAAAGTTTCTGCTCTCCACCTCCCAGTTATCACTTCACCCCAATGTCTCTGCCAAGGTTTCACCCATGGTTTAACCAGTGCTcgctgcagctggaaggagtGAGGTAAAGCCTTGCCCTCCCTGGCATGCTGCCCCTCCTGAATTTCTGATGGCAGCAGCCCTTGCCTCACCTAAAACTTTACTCTAAGCCAACATAAAGATATTCATCTGTCCTTCTTCCCAGAAAGGTGCAGCTTAACAGCAAAGTGCCTGCATGAAAGCTTTCCTGTCTGTTGGGGGGAATTCTACTGCCAGCACAAAGCCAGATGCTCAGGAGGGGCACACACTTGATTCATCTCCTGTACAAAGGGATCCTTGGGTTTTGGGGATCATTTTTAGCACTGCCAAACCACAGATGGAAAAGGCAGACGTGTCAGtagtgctgctccagcaggctTCATGCCTCAGGTGACTTTCCCGGATTACAGCTGCTTGATCccttttttggttgttttaatACTTAAATGCCGACAGCATGCCGGTGCCTGAGGAGAGGTGCCACTCTCACggcccaggctgtgctcccccTGGGACAGCAGGTGATGCTGGAGGCTCCGGGAGTCGAGGGCTCCATCTCCTGGCCAGCGTGCAGGAATCCACCTACCTCCGGCACAGCTTTGGGGCACCACAGTAATGGGAGGAACTGAAGTTACTGGAGAGCAAAGGAGGGACTcgaggatggtgaagggtctcGAGGGAACTAGAGctgtgtgaggagtggctgagggcactcggtttgttcagcctgaaggagactgagggcagagctcaaCAGGGCCTGCAGCTTCATCCCGAGGgccagctctgatctctgctctgtgaccaGGGACAGAACCCGAGGGAACGGCTGGaactgtgccagaggaggtttaggttggattttaggaaaatcTCCTTCCCCTAAAGGGTGCTGGGtactgcccaggctccccagggaatgggcacagccccgaggctgccagagctccaggagtgcttGGACAGCGCttccaggggtgcccagggtgggattgttgggctgtctgtgcagggaTAGGAGCTGGGCTCAtgatccttgtgtgtcccttctGATTCAGGATATTTAATGATTATAGAGAAGCAGCTGTCTGAAAATAAGCTCttcttgttctgctgctgtgcttcccagGGTCTCACAGCATTGCACCAGGTAACTTTATTgattaaagtattttctgagTGTCTGAtagccctgctgagcccagggatATCTAGCTGGGCTCTACCTTGGCTCATGGCTCAGAAGCATAACTGTTCACAGCATTCTGACAGTGAACTCACACGTCTCTACAAGAttcagggcaggaaggggcCAGCCTGTTTGCCAAATTCTGTTGCAAAGTctacagagagagaaatgatTCTTTGTCTGTGCCAAAAGTGCAAATTACTATTGGGAAAATGTTGAGTTTGTGAATGTGGAAACCCACGATGTGTGATGatttttctgctattttgtaacattttatAAGGGGTTTTAACGTCTTGTCTCGATGAACCACATGGAATTCTCaacttctcttttaaaaagtctgtGGTCACGTCGCTGCAGAGAATCACGAGCATCTCAACCTCAAGATTCAGCCATCGAAGGCAAAGAAcacttctttcctcctttctaaCTTTTTGCTAACTTTCACTCTGCTGTACAAGGGAGGGGACGACTGGattcctgctcctcagctgcctgAACAGACAGCGCCGAGTGCCAGCTACGGGCTCTTCTGGAGAACTGCACTGCTCCGCGGCGAGAGCTGATCCTGGCGGGATCCAGCAGCACTCGGAGCCCACGGTACCAACCTGACTGCTCCCACAGCCGCAGGGCAAGGCAGATTCCCCTCccaatcaaaaaaaccccactaattCTCTTTTATGCTGAGGCAAACCAGGGGCGGCCGCAGCAGTTTGCCGTGCGCTGGGCCGATGATAGTTCTGCCGCGTTCCCGGGGGAGCGGCGGACAGCCGGCACCGCGCCGGGCCAGCTCCCACCGCAGAGCTCcggctgcagggctctgtgatCTCGGGGCGCTCCACTGCCAAGGCTGAGGGGAACAAACCCCGATTGTGCCTTGAGCCCAGCAGAGGTCGAATACCTCGGGCTGTGGAACAGGCCCGCGGCGCCCGAGCCCCTTAGAGGGGGTAGGAAAGAGAGGGAAGCGCCGAAGGCAGcggagggaaaagcagcttccCCGGGCCCAGCGGGGCATCTCCGACACTGTCCCGCCCTCGCCGGGCAGGCACAGCGGCCACAGGAACCCCTCTGCCCGACACCCTCGGCGCCGCGGGGAGCGGGACCGGAGCCGCCGGGAACGCCTCAggcccggggccgctcccgccTCCGCCGCGCGCGGGCCCCGCCCCGTCCGCAGGTCCCGGCAGGGCCGCGGGGAGCGCGGGGCCGGCGGAAGCAGCggcggggctgggccgggccgggccgggccgggccgggccgggccgcgccgcgccgcgccgaTGCTGCCCGCGGGCCGCGGCCGAAGGTGAGGGGCAGGGGGCCAGGGCCCCGTCGGGCCGGGCTGGGTCCCGCTGGGCGCTGACCGCGCTGGGCCTTgcagggcggcggcggcgctgaaGGCGGCGCTTGGCGAGGtcgcggagcggcggcgggaaCTGGAGCAGCGGGCGGCGCGGAGCCGGGCGCTCCTGGGGCGCTGGTGAGTGCGGCACCAGCGTGTGTGGCGCCCCCGTCCCGGGCCCCTCCGTCCCCGGGCGGCCcgcagggaggagggaggccCGGGCGCTGGTCCCGCAGCCGTGTCCGAGGCCCTGAGGGCCGGGGGCGCTGGTCCGGTCCCGGTGCAGCAAGGCCGGCTCCGTCGCTGTTTGTTCCCCCCAGGGATGATGAGGAAGAAGAGCGGCCGCAGCCACaagcaggctccagccctgagcatGGTGAGCGCTTCCCCCGGGCCGGTGCCCCCTCATGTCACACCGGCCCCGGGCCATTTGGGGTGTTAGGAGTTATTCCAATGCTCTGCATCCACTTAAATACCCCGTCtgcctttttcctccctgtctcCTCCTTGGGGTTAGCTTGGAGTCGTGTCTCGTTAGCCAAGGCTGGCAATAAAGTGATTGCGGGCCTGACCCGGGTGTGGGAATGTCACTTCTTGAGGTTGGCTTGGGAGATGTGTTCTGTGGATTACATCCATCCTGGGTCTTCAAAGCTTCTGGCAATCCTACCTGCATCCACTGTGCAGTGGCTGTTCCCACAGCTAAAAAAATACCCCTTGCACTGGTCATTAGCTTTTGCTTCCTTCTGTGCCACATGGAAGAGCAAGTCAGTGAAGAGTCAAATAGGGAACATCCATGTTTGAGCCTTCTGACATGTTTTCTTGCAGAAGACAAGCCTTCAGCCAAGGAGCTAGAGGAGCTGGAACTGCTGAACAGGGCCTTAGAGAAGGCACTGAAAGTCAGGAAAAGCATCTTGAAAACTCCATTAGAGGCTCAGGGAGCTAGAGGACAGAAATGGGCAGGTGAGGCACATGCTCCCAAGaaagctgaagagcagcaggcGCCTGTACCTGCTGAGGATGTTCCTGAGTGCAGGAAGGTGAGAGCTGGAGGCAAAAAGCCTTTGTTGTTGAAGAAGCCCTCCCCATACCAGTTAAGAGCCCCTTACAGGACTGACCCAGATGTGAAGAAACTGCAAAGGAAAGTCCCAGCCAGATGTGTTTCTCAAGctcccaggacagctgggaAGATTTCCTCAAAAGGAGTGACTTCCAAACAGGGAAGGAGTCACAGGACAGCAACTGGTGCCAGTGCTCGAGaagtctgtgctgcagctgaacccAAGGAGACACCAGGCTTGTCTGAATCTGCCCCAAATGAGCAGCAAAGCTTTTCTGGAGGGGATTCAGCTCCAGGAAAGAATTCCACAGTTGCTGGCAAGCAGTTACTTGATGCAGGGAAGAAAAGTTGTGGTTTCCTGGGAGAGTACAGCAAAAAGAAGGACACTGCAGGTGCATGGGGAAGGAGCACCTCACCAGGGACAGGCACCCTGCAGGAAAAGGGGTAAGTGTGGGAGATGGGCACCTCTCCTGTTCTGCTCCATACTCACAGGCACATGTACAGATCCTGCTGGCTGTAGCTGCTCTGGGGGTCCCAGCCTGGCTTCATCCTCCTCACATCCCTCTCAAGAGGAAGGATCCTATACAGTTTAAAAGCCTTTATTGTGGTTGAGtaagtgttttcattttaagggCTTATTGTTGGATGGCTGGGACTTTGAAAGCCTTTCAATTAAGACTTTTGATGTTTCATAGTCCCCTGTGAGTGTTTTAGAAAGGTGTCTCTGTAGAGCTTTCTTAAGCCTTCGCTTTCCTCTGAGTGTACTCTCTATTATAgcatattgatttttttatttattctgttttttacATAGTGACAATACATaatgcatgattttttttttctctctctctctcaagcATGTGCCCAGTGCTGTTTGTAGTGATGGCATCTGGGTTTGATGCTGTCCCTGTTAACCTGTAACATACTGCTCATGTAACTACACAAATCAGGACTAACTAAAGTGCAGTTGTTTAAGGGTTTGGTGCAGGAAGGATTATGAAAGGAATGTTACTGAGATTCTCTGTGGAAAAGTGGCAAAATAATACTTGGAAGATTGGCTTTGCCTTCATGCCAGTCTGTCTTGTTCAagtaatttctttcctcttttgcttTAACAACATTGAAGCTCAATCTGCCTCTGGAAAGTTTTGAGGAGTATTTCTCTCAGCCACCATAACCTAACTCTTGTGTTTGTGCAGGGAGGAAATGATCCCTTTTCACTGGCATTGGAAGGGCCCCAGGGACATTTCAGTGACAGTTGCTGTAGGAACAGGCATCTGGATTCAAACATTTACTTAAATTCCCAGCTGTGGCCTTGCATTCCTAGTCTGCATGCGACTAACAACTGCCAACCCTCCTGGTTTTGTAATAACAATCTAGGGATTATTCTGCTGCAGGGTTAAGAATCATATTCCCAGTGGAAGCTGGAATGTCCCTTTCCTATTTCTCTGAGTGTGACACGGTGCTAAGCAGAGCTGCCTCATCCACCtaaggcagggcaggaggctaTGGCAGACCAGTTTCCCTGCAGGTGTTGTTTGCATGTCTGTActctgctgtgccatggctTTGTCCCAGCTGCCCACCCTGGATGAACCTCTGATTGGTCCAGGAtgcaggagctctcccagctcagctccatgaTGCCTGTGGAGTCAAATGAGCAACCTAATCTTCCTTCCCTGAGGACAGTCTGGAGACAGTGGTGATCCAATCTCTAGAGTTGCTGACATCTCCCATTGCAgctaaattaatttcagattttgacAAAGCACCATTTTCCCTGTTGGAAGACCAGGCTGAGTTAATTGCTTTCCAGCAACCAGGATTGATCTTTCTCCTGTTTCACAGATGCCAGCTGAACCTCCCCCTTCCCTACAGGAAAGCCTattccaggaattccaggtAAGACCAGTCTGACCAGTTCAGTCCAGAACTCCCCTCAGCTTCAGGGTTGTGAGGAGGGGTCAggtgtggctgctctgtgtgcccagggaggCAGTACCCCACAGGGCCTGGGGCCTGAACTGGGAGCAGGAAGAGCTCCCATACtgcaaggctgctgctgaggatgtGTTCTGTGTTATTGTAGCCACTAGTGCTGCTTTTGTTCCCTGAGTGCTAATTACTGTTAATCACTGAGTCAGGACGTTCCTGGAATGCTTTAATGGTGGGTTTAAGGGTGCAGCAGAAGTCTCTGCTGGTGGCACACACCTTTTGAAGGCAGGACACCCCGTGGGATGGGTGTCTGTATACACTGTCCAGTGAGAGTTTCCCAgaccatccctgccctgcctttgcAGCCTGGAAGCAGCCCACCTGTGTGTGTCTGAGGCTGGTTCCTGCTGCTGACCTCTTCCACTAAGCCAGCTACAGTGTTACTGCAGGGATTCTGCAGGAGGTTGAGGTTTGTGTGCTCTAGTCCATTCTCCAGTCTTCTGGAAGGGTTTCACACATTTCCTCTGGTGCTCATTGTGTGCTTTGTTCAGATATTAAGCATAAACCCTTTCTTAAATCTAGCTATAGCCCCTTGTGCTGCCCTCAAgaattcctcctcctcttggAAACTGTCATTTATCAGGCACCAGTTTGTTAGTTGCCCTTCTGCAAGTTGTAAAGACTTTATACCCTTAATTTTTACTTCTAAATTGAGCCTTCTAGCATTCCAATCACTTTGGTGTAATTTTATACTTCTCACTATTGCTTTCAACTCAGTAACAGATTGAGAATAACCTTTGCACTAAAGATCTCTTGTAGAGGGTTTGCATCTTGCCTGAGAACTTCTATTCTTTCCTGTTCCATTAACCTTGCCAATTCTTTGCATAATGTATTTCTGAAATCTGCAGATTCTGACATGATTTAAAAGACCCATTAGGCTAGAGAGATGACACATGCACACTCGAGTTAGTCAGGCATTGCAGAACTATTTTAAGTTTCCTCCTGATGGCTCTCACTTACTGTGGCAGGTTTTGGGAGACAGCCCTTAAGGAAAGGGTATCATGGGGACTGTGCATCCATGAGGATGTTGAACTCTGTGAGAGAAATGCATCTCTCCAGTAGTGCTGTTATTTGTGCTGTGCTTTATCAAAAAACTGGTGGACTCTGGTGTGAAGTCTTGGCCAGCTTCCTCATGAAACTGTCCTTAAACCTCTGTCTTGCATCCCTGACATGCTGCTGTCATTCTGCTTGCCATACATCCACTTTGtccccccaaaaaattattaaagaagaATCTTGAGAAAGTTTGGAATATGAAGTAGTTGGGTGAGAGTTTGTCCTGTCTGCTCTTTTATTTTGTACACCTATACTAACAGAACCAACGTACAGAAATGCAAATGACTTACTCccaagaaaggaaggaaagataTGTTGTTTCCTATGAGGTATAAACACAGGCAGGACAGTACAACAGAATGAGGGGTGTGCTGCTACTTCTGCTTATGGAAAAGTGCTGTCTGTTTTCTGATCCTTCCCCTCAAAACAAGAGGAGAGAGTAACGGGTGCTTTGCAGTGTCTGATGCTTTCTGCAGGGTGTCCTTGCTGATCTGAGAGCAGCCGTGGAAATGAGTTGGGAATGGCTGGTAAATAATCTGTgagagagagggggagggagacACTTGTAATTaaagcactgctgtgccacacTGGTGTGTCACGGCTCAGCTGTCTGGTACAAAGGAGTATAActtccacctcctgcccctATGGAATTTCAGGGCATGGGAGAGATGTCGCCTGTGCCAAACAAGtgcagatgcagcagctgcaaggaCCCATTTTATGGAGAGGATCCAGACAACTGTATCCTTTCCTAGCAGGTACCGGGTgcaacagctctgcagtgagctCCAAGCTGGAGAGAGTTATGCCTCCAATAACAGCAGTTCCAGTTGGGTCTCTCAGCAGTGGGTTTTCTCACAGTACAGCTGTTGAGCACTTGCAAAACTTCTGATTCAGCCAAACGTGGCCACAAGGCAAGCATGCCCTACACAGCTGTGCTTGCTGTCCTCACCTTCCCCCTGCACTGCCACTTCCCTCTGCCCTGATTCCAGctggcctggcctggggctCAGCATTCTGTGGAACCTTCCttaagctgctgctttttgagTTTTGCTCCCCAAAGCTGACCCCCAGTCCTGCAGAGATAGAGGAGGAATTAAGGGGCCTCCAGGATGTCCCCTCCCGTCTGAGGCAGTATATGGAAGCTGAGCCTGCAGgtaaggagggaaaaagggCAGTGGGAGGGCAGAAGGTAGAATAAGGATGATTTGGGTTCTGTTACATGTGTTTTGTGTTCTTGGCATGTGCTGGACACGAGGGACAGGAACATTCTCTGCCTGAAATGAAGGCTGGTGAACCTGAGGCCATTCTGGAAGCTGTTTGGGGAGGAAGGTTCCAGTGCTCAtaccttttctctgcttctcttgtAGACCCTCCCACTCTGCAAAGAGAGTATGAAAGCCTTCTGACCTTGGAGGGTTTGCAAAGCACAGtgtcccagtgcctgcagaagctgcagctgctgcaagaAGGTGAGACAGTCCCTGTGTCTGTGGTCAGGTGTGAACGTGGCTTTTTGCCATCTGTGTGCACGACACTGCACCGAGGTCATTTTGCTCCTGGTTATCTTTATGGTATTAGACCACTTAATTCTCTGGTGGCAAACAAATCTGTGGTACCTGTGTGTCCCCCCCCCTCTGTGTTCAGGAGAGACTTGGAGCTTTGAACTGCAGTTGCAGTTCAagtgggctggggaggggacaatTCAGGCCACAGCTTAGGGTGCCCTGATTGTGCCATGTGTGAGGAGCTTACCCTGATTAATACAGTGTCTTTAGTCATCAGTTTCTGGGAACAGTAAGTAGATCATAAAGTCTGCAAGTACAGATTTAACTTGTATGTTTTTGTCTCTGCCCTTTCTTGtaccctggcagctctggagtccCAGCTGAGGCTGTGCCCAAACTGCCCTGGGGATGTGGGGAGCTGCTCTCCGgcctgtgtccctgccaggggacagaCATGTGACAGTGCAGACATGTCGGCCTTGCCTCTCCTCTGTTACTCCAGTCTCCAGGAACTGAGGGACCTGTTTGCCTTGAAGGTGCAAGTGTCAATGATGCACCAAGAGATTGCCTTACAAAAGGTGAGTCTGGAGAAGTGTCAGTGCTCCCAGAGTagggaaggaaaagggcaaTTGTGGGGCAGCAGCTGTTGTAAAAGGTATtgatgggcagcagcagcatggcaaGTTCCTCCAGTGATGTTTCTATGTTTATGCCTTGTTCTCTTTGTTGCTGAATGggactttttttgttgttgttgttgttaggGCCAGAGCAGAGGCTCTTACGTGCCTGATCCTCTCCTGATaagattttatttatgtattctGAAAGAATTTGGCAATGGAGGATGTTGTTGGTCATGCCCCTTTTGTCAGGCCTTTACAGCCCTATTAGGGCACCCATTGCCTCATTCCCTCCTGTGTGACTTCCAGCTGGTGAGCTCCTCTGTTGCTTTCCTTTTAAATCTCATACCACAGTGCTGCTAATCTTGCTTTTGCCATTCTGAGACTGTAAGAACAGGGTAGGAGGTGTCAGCTTCttcagcagcctgagcagggagtTTGCCACACAGGGATTACTTGTTCTTCTCAGTCAGCAGCAAAGGGCAGAGAAGATCTGTGAAATCAAATCTCCTTTGTCCTATTCTTTGCCATTGAATTGAGTGATAGAGGCTCTGGTAAAGTCATTTTTTGTAAGCCAGAGAGGCATTATTAATAATGGCCGTGTGGCTGAAGACAGATTGCTACCTGACTTCAAATGGGCTTTCAGCATTACAATCCTGAATTATGGATTatgaagggtttgggtttggttgttttttttttttttgtctgcccAAAATGAAGTGGTGACCAAAGCCtgattcctgctgctctgttggTTGACTCAGTTTCCTCTGCACATGTGCCCAAATAGATGCTTTGTGCCATGTGAGCCCTGAGGGTCTGAAGCAGCCCTGTACAGGATGTGCAGGATAAGTGAAATTCTTGGGACAGGTGAAGTAAGTGGGTATGGAAGAAGATAAAGACCCCAGAAAAGGATGTATCTGTTTTTGGGTCAAACCTGTCCTCTGCCTTTCCATGGAGGAATGCCAAGTATCATAGAAATTCCTGGTAGCTCTTAGCCTGTCTTTGATGGTGAAGATCTGTTTCTTTTTAGAtgtcaggagcagagcaggtggatggAAGTGGAGCAGTGCAGCACTCCTTCGTGTGCCAGCTTTCCCCTTAGGTAGCTTTCATGTCTATAGAAAGAGACTTCCCAGAGATGagcagctgtgtcctgctccccatccctgcacagagACTTGTGTAGAACAGGAGAGGGAACGCCCTGCAGATATCCTGTACTCCCTTCTGTTTGGGTCTTCCTTGTATCCACCAGGGAacaatcatggaatcacagagtaACTTTGATTTGGAAGAGacccaactcctggccctgcatagACAGCCCAAGAATCCCACCCtctgcctgagagcattgtccaaccactcctggagctctggcagcctttaGAGAGGTGGCTGACAC
This window harbors:
- the TEDC2 gene encoding tubulin epsilon and delta complex protein 2 isoform X1 — encoded protein: MLPAGRGRRAAAALKAALGEVAERRRELEQRAARSRALLGRWDDEEEERPQPQAGSSPEHEDKPSAKELEELELLNRALEKALKVRKSILKTPLEAQGARGQKWAGEAHAPKKAEEQQAPVPAEDVPECRKVRAGGKKPLLLKKPSPYQLRAPYRTDPDVKKLQRKVPARCVSQAPRTAGKISSKGVTSKQGRSHRTATGASAREVCAAAEPKETPGLSESAPNEQQSFSGGDSAPGKNSTVAGKQLLDAGKKSCGFLGEYSKKKDTAGAWGRSTSPGTGTLQEKGCQLNLPLPYRKAYSRNSRAWERCRLCQTSADAAAARTHFMERIQTTFCSPKLTPSPAEIEEELRGLQDVPSRLRQYMEAEPADPPTLQREYESLLTLEGLQSTVSQCLQKLQLLQEALESQLRLCPNCPGDVGSCSPACVPARGQTCDSADMSALPLLCYSSLQELRDLFALKVQVSMMHQEIALQKVMMEELLPVLEARPWLEGSAGLFRAIHSQLCEGGRCFPVLVRDELLD
- the TEDC2 gene encoding tubulin epsilon and delta complex protein 2 isoform X2, which gives rise to MLPAGRGRRAAAALKAALGEVAERRRELEQRAARSRALLGRWDDEEEERPQPQAGSSPEHEDKPSAKELEELELLNRALEKALKVRKSILKTPLEAQGARGQKWAGEAHAPKKAEEQQAPVPAEDVPECRKVRAGGKKPLLLKKPSPYQLRAPYRTDPDVKKLQRKVPARCVSQAPRTAGKISSKGVTSKQGRSHRTATGASAREVCAAAEPKETPGLSESAPNEQQSFSGGDSAPGKNSTVAGKQLLDAGKKSCGFLGEYSKKKDTAGAWGRSTSPGTGTLQEKGCQLNLPLPYRKAYSRNSRAWERCRLCQTSADAAAARTHFMERIQTTFCSPKLTPSPAEIEEELRGLQDVPSRLRQYMEAEPADPPTLQREYESLLTLEGLQSTVSQCLQKLQLLQEALESQLRLCPNCPGDVGSCSPACVPARGQTCDSADMSALPLLCYSSLQELRDLFALKVQVSMMHQEIALQKGTIMESQSNFDLEETQLLALHRQPKNPTLCLRALSNHSWSSGSL